The following proteins are co-located in the Campylobacter concisus genome:
- a CDS encoding LapD/MoxY N-terminal periplasmic domain-containing protein yields MTLFKQIMIAVITFGIMIFMAVGYLNFKSLNGYINDQLGENARHTANSLGLALKPIIDPDDMSLAQTMINSMFDSGRYKLIKLEDVDGKVLIENSQQTVVKDIPEWFYKIAKFEAPIADSEIMTGWAKFGTLYVQGSTALAYNELYTNSKNIFNFLLLMIIVTLVVAYFALKAIFRPLMKVQDQAEAILDNKFIIQKRIPFTADLKKMVLAMNSMVSKVKDIFEREAATLSKYQELLYKDTMSGANNRRFFQTKFSEYLASEEYSSGVALLVSFKDLINLKSTLGFEKWQSVVMKIAQILQEKSIHNDKNTIVARLNDNDFIVLSYGRNSSNFLALCDEIMNEFKKLYANFALNDSEYPVNAAIVEYSPNTDIKTLLTSADVTLASSRLAGSFTCKVFNENQNALVIGKEKYKELIFDSIKEDEFKFAAQKVIDLNSNFEQYELYLRLVDKDGVWRMASYFMPMVNELNLGAMLDLHILNRVARILPENILPSGNLAINLGKEILNSDENFSKLEATLKKISQISKYKNYIEIPNKDDISIESIVKLTKKLKELGFGFGFDHFELNAKGIEKLKEFNPDYVKIQSNVLIDFLSDKSGVNTKQSLDVVLSSKDIILIAIGVEGEEQKKKLIDLGIKNMQGIYIDEIKNIG; encoded by the coding sequence ATGACGCTATTTAAACAAATTATGATCGCCGTGATAACTTTTGGTATCATGATTTTTATGGCTGTTGGCTACTTAAATTTTAAGAGCCTAAATGGATATATTAATGACCAGCTTGGTGAAAATGCAAGGCATACAGCAAATTCGCTTGGACTTGCTTTAAAGCCTATTATCGATCCAGATGACATGTCCTTGGCTCAAACAATGATAAATTCTATGTTTGACAGCGGTAGATACAAGCTTATCAAGCTTGAAGATGTTGATGGCAAGGTTCTTATTGAAAATTCTCAACAAACTGTTGTTAAAGATATTCCCGAGTGGTTTTACAAAATAGCTAAGTTTGAAGCGCCAATAGCAGATAGCGAGATTATGACTGGCTGGGCAAAATTTGGCACGCTTTATGTTCAAGGTAGCACCGCACTTGCCTACAATGAGCTTTATACTAACTCAAAAAATATTTTTAATTTTCTTCTTCTAATGATAATTGTCACTCTCGTGGTGGCATATTTCGCTCTAAAAGCTATTTTTAGACCGCTTATGAAGGTTCAAGATCAGGCTGAGGCCATACTTGATAATAAATTTATTATTCAGAAAAGAATTCCATTTACAGCCGATCTTAAAAAAATGGTTCTAGCTATGAACTCTATGGTTAGTAAAGTAAAAGACATTTTTGAGAGAGAGGCAGCCACACTTAGTAAGTATCAAGAACTTTTATATAAAGATACAATGAGTGGTGCTAATAACAGAAGATTTTTTCAAACTAAATTTAGTGAGTATCTAGCAAGTGAAGAATATTCAAGTGGTGTTGCTTTACTTGTTAGTTTTAAAGATCTAATAAATTTAAAAAGTACGCTTGGCTTTGAAAAATGGCAAAGCGTTGTAATGAAAATAGCTCAAATTTTACAAGAAAAATCAATTCATAATGATAAAAATACAATTGTTGCAAGGCTTAACGATAATGATTTCATCGTACTTTCGTATGGTAGAAATTCGTCAAATTTCTTGGCTCTATGTGATGAAATTATGAACGAGTTTAAAAAGCTTTATGCAAATTTTGCACTAAATGATAGCGAGTATCCAGTAAATGCTGCGATAGTAGAGTATTCACCAAATACTGATATCAAGACACTTCTTACTTCAGCTGACGTTACATTGGCTAGCTCAAGACTTGCTGGAAGCTTTACATGTAAGGTATTTAATGAAAATCAAAATGCTTTAGTGATTGGTAAAGAGAAGTATAAAGAGCTTATTTTTGACTCAATAAAAGAGGATGAATTTAAATTCGCAGCTCAAAAAGTGATTGATCTTAATTCAAATTTTGAGCAGTATGAGCTTTATTTGAGGCTTGTTGATAAAGATGGCGTATGGCGTATGGCCTCATATTTCATGCCGATGGTAAATGAGTTAAATTTAGGTGCGATGCTTGATCTTCATATCTTAAATAGGGTGGCTAGAATTTTACCAGAGAATATCTTACCAAGTGGCAACTTGGCAATAAATTTGGGCAAAGAGATATTAAACTCAGATGAAAATTTTTCAAAACTTGAAGCTACACTTAAAAAGATAAGCCAAATTTCTAAATATAAAAACTATATAGAAATTCCAAATAAAGACGATATTAGCATAGAAAGTATAGTTAAGCTTACTAAAAAATTAAAAGAGCTTGGCTTTGGATTTGGTTTTGACCACTTCGAGCTTAATGCAAAAGGTATTGAGAAGCTAAAAGAATTTAACCCTGATTATGTAAAAATTCAGTCAAATGTCTTGATTGACTTCTTAAGTGATAAGTCAGGAGTAAACACAAAACAATCACTTGATGTTGTTTTAAGCTCAAAAGACATTATTTTGATCGCAATCGGTGTTGAAGGTGAAGAGCAGAAGAAAAAGTTAATCGATCTTGGCATTAAAAATATGCAAGGAATTTATATAGATGAAATCAAGAACATTGGATGA
- a CDS encoding transglutaminase-like cysteine peptidase has protein sequence MRVKTNFWTLIVSVLFLLLASAIGDFIKSTTIAKVAKIYGEDARRRASALNSLMASLQDATEQEKLIKVNDFFNSFRWVDDMQLWHKKDYWATRMEFIGKGAGDCEDYVIAKYFTLKQLGIPTQKLYFTYVKALRYNQAHMVLAYYDTPKSIPLILDNINGKIKIATQRTDLVPVYSFNGDSLYLAKQEGLGQAIPGGNKKQNPKWMELIDRIGKEDL, from the coding sequence ATGAGGGTCAAGACAAATTTTTGGACGCTTATTGTAAGCGTCCTTTTTTTATTATTAGCAAGTGCTATTGGAGATTTTATAAAATCAACAACTATAGCAAAGGTAGCTAAAATTTATGGAGAAGATGCAAGAAGAAGGGCTTCTGCTCTAAATTCTTTAATGGCTTCATTGCAAGATGCAACTGAACAAGAGAAATTAATAAAAGTAAATGACTTTTTTAACTCTTTTAGATGGGTTGATGATATGCAACTTTGGCACAAAAAGGATTATTGGGCTACTAGAATGGAATTTATAGGAAAAGGTGCTGGCGACTGCGAAGACTACGTTATTGCAAAATATTTTACACTAAAGCAGCTAGGAATTCCAACTCAAAAATTATACTTCACATATGTTAAAGCCTTAAGATACAATCAAGCTCATATGGTTTTAGCATACTACGATACACCAAAATCTATTCCATTAATTTTAGATAACATAAATGGTAAAATAAAAATCGCAACTCAAAGAACAGACCTTGTTCCGGTTTATAGTTTTAATGGTGATTCGCTATACTTGGCAAAACAAGAAGGTCTTGGTCAAGCAATACCAGGTGGAAATAAAAAACAAAATCCTAAGTGGATGGAACTAATAGATAGGATAGGAAAAGAGGATTTATGA
- a CDS encoding TolC family protein, producing the protein MKKILAISALAATVLSAQDVPYRIFLASFAQDDNQARIDSAVNKVNSKISDSRLTTGIYEVGGRKFLYVDTTPVSEDEANSLLVKVQNESGYKDALMRAKAPVTDTQVTKKSNIEQAISTEVKPVAQVDDGVLTLDQVIKTILNENPSLKATEFNYLQVGKDLKIAKNAYYPTLDAAARVGYEKKRLDDGVSTRRGDGRISGTSLTLVENLYNGGADKNRINSQSARLDSAAYSVAQAADRLTLNATNAYLQVLQTKRILDIEEENVKSHEEIYSQIKDRARSGYGVASEERQAGSRYTLAQSNYTAAKNNYEDALSTFEKLYGKKVAAKNLVMPEFSLPLPSTKEAVYNKAILCNPSLLVQKSNIAMAESVVKEKNAPFLPKLDLVVSGAYDHSNVLYDNYEEQTFDALLRLNYNLYNKGNDKLDKEKSQLAVQQEQQTLDNLVRELKESLEFSWQNYVLNQEKMGYLNQHVEYAKATLDAYQDEFRIGRRDLINLLDAENEYNSALKEIATTETALSYAKYRLLDNMGMISDSFEPGFAKRYIQGACSIQNDLR; encoded by the coding sequence ATGAAAAAGATATTGGCAATTAGTGCTTTGGCAGCAACTGTACTGTCAGCTCAAGATGTTCCTTATAGGATTTTTCTAGCTTCATTTGCACAAGATGATAATCAGGCTAGAATTGATAGTGCTGTTAATAAAGTCAATAGCAAAATCTCTGACAGCAGACTAACTACAGGTATCTATGAGGTTGGTGGACGAAAATTTTTATATGTTGACACAACTCCAGTCTCTGAGGATGAAGCTAATAGTCTATTAGTTAAAGTTCAAAACGAATCAGGCTATAAAGATGCTTTAATGAGAGCAAAAGCACCTGTAACTGATACTCAAGTAACAAAAAAATCTAATATAGAACAAGCTATATCAACTGAAGTAAAACCAGTAGCACAAGTTGATGATGGAGTTTTGACTTTAGATCAAGTTATAAAGACTATTTTAAATGAAAATCCAAGTTTAAAAGCTACAGAATTTAACTATCTACAAGTTGGTAAAGATCTAAAAATAGCAAAAAATGCCTATTATCCAACACTTGACGCTGCTGCTAGAGTGGGATATGAGAAAAAACGTCTTGATGATGGAGTTTCTACAAGAAGAGGAGATGGAAGAATCTCTGGTACATCTCTAACCTTGGTTGAAAATTTATACAATGGTGGTGCTGATAAAAATAGAATAAATTCTCAAAGTGCAAGGCTTGATTCAGCTGCTTATTCGGTAGCACAAGCTGCAGATAGACTTACGCTAAATGCTACAAATGCTTACTTGCAAGTTCTTCAAACTAAGAGAATTTTAGACATTGAAGAAGAAAACGTAAAGAGTCATGAGGAAATTTATAGTCAAATTAAAGATAGAGCAAGATCAGGTTATGGCGTAGCTTCTGAAGAGAGACAAGCTGGATCACGCTATACTCTAGCTCAATCAAACTATACAGCTGCTAAAAATAACTATGAAGATGCACTTTCTACATTTGAGAAATTATATGGAAAAAAAGTTGCAGCTAAAAATTTAGTAATGCCTGAGTTTAGCCTTCCTTTGCCTAGCACGAAAGAAGCTGTTTACAACAAAGCTATTCTTTGCAATCCGTCACTTTTGGTTCAAAAATCAAATATTGCTATGGCAGAGTCAGTTGTAAAAGAGAAAAATGCGCCATTCTTACCAAAACTAGATCTCGTTGTATCTGGTGCGTATGATCATTCAAATGTTTTATATGACAATTATGAAGAACAAACATTTGACGCACTTTTGAGACTAAACTATAACCTTTACAATAAAGGCAATGATAAACTAGATAAAGAAAAAAGCCAACTTGCCGTTCAACAAGAGCAACAAACTTTGGACAATCTTGTAAGAGAGCTTAAAGAATCTTTGGAATTTTCATGGCAAAATTATGTTCTTAACCAAGAAAAAATGGGATACTTAAATCAACACGTTGAATATGCTAAAGCTACACTTGACGCTTACCAGGATGAATTTAGAATCGGTCGTCGCGATCTTATAAACTTGCTTGATGCTGAAAATGAATATAACTCTGCGTTAAAAGAGATTGCTACAACTGAGACAGCACTATCTTATGCAAAATACAGACTGTTAGATAATATGGGAATGATCTCAGATAGCTTTGAACCAGGTTTTGCAAAGAGATACATTCAAGGTGCTTGCAGCATTCAAAACGATTTAAGATAA
- the hemN gene encoding oxygen-independent coproporphyrinogen III oxidase → MIDFSAYVKYSRPGPRYTSYPTAPEFSDKFSYEAYIKELENRDKKRPLSLYLHLPFCRSACYFCGCNVIYTSKEDRKEKYIRYIEKELEILAHHLDTSAEVLQMHFGGGTPTFYNAAQLDEIIKLIKAKFKNFSKEAEISCEIDPRFLTNEQLDVLISHGFNRISYGVQDFDEKVQKEIHRIQPYEITQNAVKMARQKGIKSINMDLIYGLPYQSLESFKKTLELALTLDPDRLAVFNYAHVPWIKKSMRKFDETTLPNPEVKLEILKFTAEFLTKNGYKMIGMDHFAKPNDELFGALANGTLHRNFQGYTTKGGADLIGIGVTSIGECKRHYAQNHKDMDEYEKAIDSGKLPYAKGIYLSDEDLLRKSVIMNLMSNFGLDIKAIENEFYINFFEHFKEELEELKNLNEFVNVTADKISVNETGTLIIRNIAMCFDEYLKKIPENLRRFSKTI, encoded by the coding sequence GCGCCAGAGTTTAGTGATAAATTTAGCTATGAAGCTTATATAAAAGAGCTTGAAAATCGAGATAAAAAAAGGCCGCTTTCTCTTTATTTGCACCTGCCATTTTGCAGAAGCGCTTGTTATTTTTGTGGCTGTAACGTCATTTACACGAGCAAAGAGGATCGCAAAGAGAAATATATAAGATATATAGAAAAAGAGCTTGAAATTTTAGCTCACCACCTGGACACCAGTGCTGAGGTCTTACAAATGCACTTTGGCGGCGGCACACCAACATTTTATAATGCCGCTCAGCTTGATGAGATTATCAAACTTATCAAAGCTAAATTTAAAAATTTCTCAAAAGAGGCTGAGATAAGCTGCGAGATAGATCCGAGATTTTTAACAAACGAGCAGCTTGATGTGCTCATATCTCACGGCTTTAACCGCATAAGCTACGGCGTGCAGGACTTTGATGAAAAGGTGCAAAAAGAAATTCATAGAATTCAGCCTTATGAGATCACCCAAAATGCTGTAAAAATGGCTAGGCAAAAGGGCATAAAATCAATAAATATGGACCTGATCTATGGCCTGCCGTATCAAAGCCTAGAGAGCTTTAAAAAGACGCTTGAACTAGCCCTCACACTTGATCCTGATAGACTTGCGGTATTTAACTACGCTCATGTACCGTGGATAAAAAAATCAATGCGTAAATTTGATGAAACCACATTGCCAAATCCTGAAGTAAAGCTTGAAATTTTAAAATTTACAGCTGAGTTTTTAACTAAAAATGGCTACAAAATGATAGGAATGGATCACTTTGCAAAGCCAAATGATGAGCTTTTTGGTGCTCTGGCAAATGGTACTTTGCATAGAAATTTTCAAGGTTACACAACAAAAGGAGGCGCTGATCTTATTGGTATAGGCGTGACAAGTATCGGTGAGTGCAAAAGGCACTACGCACAAAATCATAAAGATATGGACGAGTATGAAAAGGCGATAGATAGTGGAAAGTTGCCATATGCAAAGGGAATTTATCTAAGCGATGAAGATTTGCTTAGAAAGAGTGTGATTATGAATTTAATGAGTAATTTTGGGCTTGATATCAAAGCTATCGAGAATGAATTTTATATAAATTTCTTTGAACACTTTAAGGAAGAGCTTGAGGAGCTTAAAAATTTAAATGAATTTGTCAATGTTACAGCAGATAAAATCAGCGTAAATGAAACTGGAACACTGATAATACGAAATATTGCAATGTGTTTTGATGAATATCTAAAGAAAATTCCCGAGAATTTAAGGCGTTTTTCTAAAACTATATAA